In the Ornithinimicrobium pratense genome, GCGGTGCGACGAAAGGTGGGTGGTCGACGAGTTCTCCCCCGTCGGGCAGCACCCCCAGCACCGAGTGAATCGCGGTGACGGCGAGCGCCTGCTCCTCGGTCAGTGGGGGCAGGATCCCCGGCAGCCGCTCGGCCAGCATGGTCTTGCCCGCTCCGGGCGGACCGACCAGCAGCAGGTGGTGACCACCGGCGGCGCAGATCTCCAGCGCCGCCCTGGCGGTCGCCTGTCCCACCACGTCGGCCAGGTCAAGCCGGCGCACGGTGCGGGCAGGCACCTCTGGGGGCGGTGGCAGCAGGTGGGCGACCCCGGCGGCTCTGGCCTGGTAGAACTCCTGGACCTGCCCCAGGTGACGCACCGGGTGCACCGTCACCCCCGCGACCAGCGCCGCCTCCCGCGCGGCGTCAGCCGCGACGAGCACCTCGCGCACGCCGTCCGCCGCAGCGGCCACCACCATCGGCAGCACGCCCGCGACCGTGCGCACCTCTCCGGCCAGCCCGATCTCCCCGATGTGGGCGGGGCCGCGGACCGCCGCGGCGGCCACGTGACCCTGTGCAGCCATCATCGCCACGGCGATGCCGAGGTCCAGCCCGGACCCGGTTTTGGGCACCCCAGCCGGGGAGAGGTTGATCGTCCATCTGGCCGGCGGGATCGGCATGCCGCAGTTGGCCAACGCCGGGCGGACCCGGTCCGGTGCCTGCTTGCAGGCCTTGTCGGCCAGTCCGGTCATCACGGTGGCCGGCAGCCCGTCAGCGCCCTGCGCCTCCACCGTCACCAGGTGCCCCTCGACGCCGGTCAGGGTGACGGCATGCGTCCTGGCCAAACCCATCACGCCACCCCCTGCAGATGCTGGATCTGCGCAGGCGCGCCGGCGAGGCAGAGCACCCCGACGACGTCGATGCGAAAGGTCTCACCGCTGCGCCCGTGCTCGGCGAGCCAGGTCCAGGCCAGCCGCCGCAGACGGCGCGCCTTCTGCTCGTCCACAGCCTCGAGCGGAGTGCCGAACCGGGTCGACCTGCGGGTCTTGACCTCGCAGAAGACCAGCAGCCCCTCCTCGTCGGCGACCACGTCAAGCTCACCCTGGGGACAGCGCCAGTTGCGTGCCACCACCTGCCAGCCCAGCCCCTCCAAGTGCGCGCACGCCAGGTCCTCCCCGCGGTCACCCACCGCCCTGGCTCGTGCCCACGGCATTCCCGGTCCACCCATGTCCCCTCCTCGGCTCGCTCCGCCACCGCAGCAGCACCCCCATGGCATCCCGCAAGGTAGGGCGGGGGCAAGCAGCTGGACGCAGACTGTGGACAAGCAAGGGTCGCGCGCAAGGATGTGGACAACCGGCCTCCCGACGGCCGGTGTCCGGTGCCCTCCAGACACGTCGTGCTTCTCATCGTTCTTTCATGTGTCTGGGTCATACTGGAACTCGGCGACTCGTCACGGGTGTCGCCCGGGTGGGGCCCCTGACCCACCCACACCGCGAGAGGGATCTCCTTCTCGCGAAGGCGCCTCCGGCCACTCCCCCTGCGGCCGGAGGCGCCGCCCTTCACCTGCGGACCTCGGTGCTGCTCACTTGCCGAAGGGACTATCGCCGTCCGGGACCTGCAGGTCGCTCTTGGCCAGCTCCTCGACGTTGACGTCCTTGAAGGTGATGACCCGGGCCTTCTTGATGAACCGCGCAGGACGGTAGACATCCCATACCCAGGCATCGGCCATCGTCACCTCGAACCAGGTCTCGCCGCCACCGGTCCGCACCTGCACCTCGACCTCGTTGGCCAGGTAGAACCGACGCTCGGTCTCGACGACGTGGCTGAACAGACCGACGACGTCGCGGTACTCCCGGTAGAGCGCCAGCTCCATGTCGGTCTCGTAGCGTTCCAGATCCTCCGCGCTCATCCTGCGCTCCCTTCCTCGTTGCTGTGGGTCTCGTCGCTGTGGGCCTCGTCGATGTGGGCCTCCCCATCCAGGTGCGCCTGCCCCGTCAGCCGCCAGCTGCGCCGGTGCCAGTCGCTCGGGCCCAGCTCGCGCAGCGCGTCCAGGTGCTCGGCTGCGGCATACCCTTTGTTCTGCTCCCACCGGTAGGGCGTGTGCCGTTCCTCACCCGCAGCCTGCACCATCAGTGTGTCGCGCGAGACCTTGGCCAGGACGGACGCCGCGGCGACCGAGGAGCAGCGCAGGTCGGCCTTGACCATGGTGCGCACGGGCGGCGGGGGTGGCGCTTCTTCCAGGAGCCCCAGCAGCCCCACCCGACGCGGGTCGGTGAGCCAGTCATGGTTGCCGTCGAGTAGCACCAGGTGCGGCGTGATCCCCTCCAACTGGGTGAGGGCCCGCTCGCCCGCCAGGCGCAGCGCTGCCATGATGCCGATCGCATCGATCTCCTCGGGCCAGGCATGGCCGACCCCGTGGCCCAGGCACCACCGGCGGATCCGCGGCACCAAGCGCTCCCGGGCTGCGGGCGTGA is a window encoding:
- a CDS encoding ribonuclease HII — protein: MTATTRPTSARRGAGPRRPSLRVERTLQREGYAVLVGMDEVGRGALAGPVSVGVVAIDADCRSAPQGVKDSKLLTPAARERLVPRIRRWCLGHGVGHAWPEEIDAIGIMAALRLAGERALTQLEGITPHLVLLDGNHDWLTDPRRVGLLGLLEEAPPPPPVRTMVKADLRCSSVAAASVLAKVSRDTLMVQAAGEERHTPYRWEQNKGYAAAEHLDALRELGPSDWHRRSWRLTGQAHLDGEAHIDEAHSDETHSNEEGSAG
- a CDS encoding DUF2469 domain-containing protein, giving the protein MSAEDLERYETDMELALYREYRDVVGLFSHVVETERRFYLANEVEVQVRTGGGETWFEVTMADAWVWDVYRPARFIKKARVITFKDVNVEELAKSDLQVPDGDSPFGK
- a CDS encoding YifB family Mg chelatase-like AAA ATPase, encoding MGLARTHAVTLTGVEGHLVTVEAQGADGLPATVMTGLADKACKQAPDRVRPALANCGMPIPPARWTINLSPAGVPKTGSGLDLGIAVAMMAAQGHVAAAAVRGPAHIGEIGLAGEVRTVAGVLPMVVAAAADGVREVLVAADAAREAALVAGVTVHPVRHLGQVQEFYQARAAGVAHLLPPPPEVPARTVRRLDLADVVGQATARAALEICAAGGHHLLLVGPPGAGKTMLAERLPGILPPLTEEQALAVTAIHSVLGVLPDGGELVDHPPFVAPHHSASTAAVIGGGSRAIHPGAVSRAHHGVLFLDEAPEFRRDVLDALRQPLESGEVVIARADRHVRLPARFQLVLAANPCPCGGLGAHCVCPPFRRRGYLSRLSGPLLDRVDLKLSVSAVTRADLTLPRGEPSEVVAARVLEARERQRERWAGTPYLLNSQVPGAALRREPWQLPTADRQPLDRAMDRGTLTLRGMDRALRVAWTIADLQGLDRPRRAQVQLALDLRTPSEAKVA
- a CDS encoding YraN family protein, which produces MGGPGMPWARARAVGDRGEDLACAHLEGLGWQVVARNWRCPQGELDVVADEEGLLVFCEVKTRRSTRFGTPLEAVDEQKARRLRRLAWTWLAEHGRSGETFRIDVVGVLCLAGAPAQIQHLQGVA